TGCCGTAAACGCACATATAGGCACCGCCGATGCCGACGGCGTTTTCCGGTGTCCAGGTGCGGGCGGGGTTGTATTTAGTGGTCACCAGCCGATGCCGTGGGTCCAGCGGCGTCGCCACCGGCGCACCGAGGTAAACGTCGCCCAGACCCATGACCAGATAGCTGGCGTCGAACACGATACGTTTTACTTCATCAATGTCTTTCAAGCCATTGATACGACGGATGAATTCGATATTACTTGGGCACCACGGTGCATCCGGACGTACCGACTGCATATACTTTTCAATCGCCAGCCGCGTGGCGGCATCGTCCCAACTCAAGGGCAAATGCACGATGCGTGATGGCACTTCCATCTCGTCAATCGGCGGCAATTCGGTTTCGGCTTGTTCCAGTAGCGCCAGCAACCGCGCCAGCGGCAACACGCGGCTTTCGTAGTGGAACTGCAGCGAGCGAATGCCCGGCGTCAGATCAATCATCCCCGGCACTTGCGCGGCTTCGAACCAGTTGTACAGCGCCTGCACCCGCAAGCGCAGATTCAAATCCAGTTCCAGCGGGCCATATTCGGCCAACAGATATTTGTCGCCAGCCTGGCGGCACACAATCGGCGGGCAATCGGCGCGCGCGGCGATGCGATGCACTACCGGCGATGTTTCAAAGCCGCCAGACAGTGTCACCGGGAGCGGCGCGGCCATGGTGGCGATCAACTGTTCGGTGGCAACTTCCAGTGCGGCAGCATCGGCCTGACTCACCCGTTTGAAGCGCACGGTATTGCCGGGGCGTAATTGGCCCATCTTCCATAACTCGGCATTCACAATCACCGCCGGGCAAACGAAACCGCCCAGACTCGGGCCATCTGGGCCAAGAATCACCGGCATGTCGCCCGTGAAATCAATCGCGCCAATGGCGTAGGCGTTGTCGTGGATGTTGGATGGGTGCAGGCCCGCCTCGCCGCCATCGGTGCGGGCCCACTCAGGTTTGGGGCCGATCAAGCGCACACCGGTGCGGCTGGAGTTGTAATGCACCTCCCAATCGGTGGCGAAGAACATCTCGACATCCGCGTCGGTAAAGAAATCAGGTGCGCCGTGCGGGCCGTATAGCACGGCGATTTCCCATTGCTGCGGATATTGGGGGATGGCTTCGGCTGCCAGCCGCAAGGGCGCGCCATGGGTTGCCCCGAGATGCAGCACATCGCCTGCCCGCAAGGTACGCCCGCCATGACCGCCGAATTGGCCCAAGGTAAACGTGGCTTTGCTGCCCAGGTAATCGGGCACATCGAAACCGCCAGCGATGGCCAGATAACTGCGGCAGCCCGCGCCATCAATCACGCCGATTTGCAGGATGCTGCCTGCAGCTACTTCCACCGCTTGCCACAGTGGCAGCTTTTCACCATCCAGCGTCGCCCGCATGGCCGCGCCGGTCAGCGCGATCGTTGTGGCGCAATTGAACTTGAGCGTCGGCCCGGCGATGGTCAATTCCAGCGCAGCGGCAGAGGCTACGTTACCGACCAGTTGATTGGCCAGACGCATCGCCAGGCTATCCATCGGCCCAGACGGCGGTACGCCGATGCCCCAGTAGCCGGTGCGGCCAGGGAAGTCCTGAATGCTGCTTTGCACGCCTGCTTCCAGCACATCCACCGTGGCAGGTGCGTAAACAAAGCTAGCCAGATAACGGGTGATTTGCCGACCTTGGGCAAAAACGTCGTCAGCCAGAATCTGCCGCAAATAATCCAGATTGGTTTCAATGCCGTCCAGCCGCGTGGCGGCCAGTGCGCTTTGCATTTGGCCCAAAGCCGCAGCGCGATCTGCGCCGTGGGTAAGTATCTTGGCGACCAGCGGGTCATAAAACGCCGGGACATCTGTGCCCCGCTCCACCCAGCTATCGACGCGGGCCTGGGTGGGGAAAACCACCTCAGTCAGCAAGCCGGATGAAGGCTGGAATTGCTTGTTGGCATCCTCGGCGTACACACGCACCTGCATCGCCGCGCCTTGTGGCTGATGGCGATACGCGGCCAGATCCGGGCCTTCGCCAGCGGCGGTGAGCAGCATCCACTCGATCAGATCGACGCCAGTAACCAGTTCGGTAACGCCGTGCTCTACCTGCAGCCGGGTGTTGACCTCCAGAAAATAAAACTGGCCCGATTGCGTGTCGTAAACAAACTCGACTGTTCCCGCAGATTGATAACCCACGGCGCCCACCAGTTGCACGGCGGTGTCGCACAGGTTTTGCCGTTGCGCATCGCTCAGATGCGGCGCGGGCGTTTCTTCGATGACTTTCTGATTGCGGCGCTGGGTGGAGCAATCGCGCTCACCCAAGTGGATGACATTGCCAGCGCTGTCGCCAAAGATTTGCACTTCAATATGGCGAGCATGTTCAACAAACTTCTCCAGATAAATGCCGCCATCTTTGAAGTTGTTTTTAGAAAGCCGTTCCACCGTTTGCCAGGCATCCGCCAGTTGCGTTTCGTCGCGACACAACTGCATGCCAATGCCGCCGCCACCGGCTGTACTTTTGAGCATGACTGGATAACCAATCTCTAGCGCGCGCCGGATTGCTTCATCTGCACCAGACAACAGGCCAGTACCCGGTAGCAGTGGCACGCCATTTTGTTCGGCCAGTTCGCGGGCGGTGTGCTTCAGCCCGAAGGCGCGCATGTGTTCGGGCTTGGGGCCAATGAAGACGATGCCAGCGACGGCGCAGGCTTCAGCAAATGCGGCGTTTTCAGACAAGAAACCATAGCCAGGATGGATGGCCTCGGCGCCGCATTGTTTGGCGGCAGCCAGAATGGTATCGACCAGCAAATAACTCTGCGCGGCCGGGGCCGGGCCGACACAAATCGCTTCGTCGGCCATTTGCACATGTTGCGCATGGCGATCGGCTTCGGAATACACCGCGACGGAGGCGATACCGAGTTTTTTTAGGGTGCGGATTACGCGGCAGGCGATTTCTCCGCGATTGGCGATCAAGACTTTCTTGAACATATGGGTGGCCTTTTACGGCGTGCGGGTCGTCCCGCTTTTGTTCTGGGCAGCGCCAGGTCGTCCTGACGTGCTATGCACTATTTTGCAGAGCGTAGGGTTTGCACGCACCGCGTGCGAACGCGTTCAGATCAGTTCCACACCAGCAATCGCACCGGCGTCGGATTGTAGGCGTTGCAGGGATTGTTCAGCTGCGGGCAATTGGAGATCAACACCCAAACATCCATTTCGGCGCGCAGTTCCACGTATTTGCCCGGAGCGGACACGCCATCGGCAAAGCTCAGGCCGCCGTCGGCAGTGACCGGCACGTTCATGAAGAAGTTGATGTTGGGCACCAGATCACGCTTGGTGATGCCGACATCGGCATGCTGAATGGCCAGCAAATAGTTATCGCGGCAGGAGTGCATGAACTTCTTTTGCAGCGCATAACGCACGGTGTTGCTTTCCGCCGCGCAAGCACCGCCCAAAGTGTCATGGCGACCGCAGGTATCGGCGACGATGGTCAGCATGGCATTGCCATCGTTGGAGTACAGCACCGTGCCAGTGGTCAGGTAGATGCCGCCCTGTTGCAGCATAGTGTTGCTGGCGCTGTAGTGCTCGCTCACATCCTGGCTGTTGTAGAAGATAACATCGGCGGCCTGGTTGCCTTCCAGATCAACAATGCGCAGGGTCTGGCCTTTTTTGACTTCATGCAGCCACGGCTCGCCAGCGGGCTGGTAGTGATCCAGCGTGGCGGCAGCGGGTTGTAGCGAGCTTTCAAAAATGCGGATGGCGGCAGCGGTCATCTTGGGTTTCCTCGATCAAGCCAGGTATTGCATGTCGGCGTTATGCAGCGCACGGGCGTTTTCCGGGCGGAACTGGCGGCAGAAATCGTCTTTGGCGGCGACGCCGGAGCGCCATGCAGCCAGACCAATTTTCCTGGGCGCATATTCGGGGTTCGGGTCTAGCGGATGCGGCGCGCTGGAGTACGCAATCAGCGTGTCCATATCAAAGCGCAACTCGACGAAATCCCCGGCAGCACTATGGTTATGGGCGAAGGCAAAGCGCCCTTCTTCATCCACGGCGACTTTGCTGAACAAATTGACCGGCGCGATCAGGTCGCGTTTGGTAAGGCCGTATTTACCAATCTCAATCAACAAGCCGTCTTTGCCGTTGCGATACATGGCGTTGCGGGCCGCTTCAAAATTGCGCTGACCATATTTGCGCGCGCAAGTGGCGGCATCCAGTAATGCACCCATCGGGTCATGCCAGCCGACCGAATCTGCGGTGAAAGACGCCAGCGAACGGCCCATATCGCTCATCAGTACATGGCCACGACTGTAATGCGCGGTGTGCTGGGCTTTGAGCGAATCGGGCATGCTGTAGCGTTCCAGTTTCTCGCGGGCGCTGTACAACACCAGCGACAGATTCGCGCCGCCTTCCAGATCCACAATGCGCAGGCTGCTGCCGCGCGGCATGATGCAAGACCAATGCGCACCACCGGGCATGATCTCTGACCACAACACTTGATCGGCGGGTAAATCTGGTGCGAAACGCGCCCAGAAAGCCGGGGCATCGACCGGATCAGTCGCTGGCGGGTTGGCTGGCGTATCCAGAAAGTGTTCCATGCAGGCGCTCCTTCTTACTGCAAATCAATCATCAAAAATCAGAAGCTCAGGCAACCAGACCCGACAGCTTTTGCAGCTGCTCCAGGTCGGTTTTCATGCCAGAGGTATCACGAATCCGGTTGAGGATTTCGCGCTTGAGCTGCGTGAATTCCGGCGCGAGTTTCATGTCCTGATTGCGCGCGGCGGGCAACGGCACGTCGTAAATGGTGTCGATACGGCCAGGGCGCGGCGCCATCAGCACTACCCGGTCACCCAGATAAATGGCTTCTTCCACGTCGTGCGTCACAAATACGATGGTGACGTCTTCGAGTCGCCGCACGTGGCAGATCAGGTCATGCATCACTTCACGGGTTTGCGCATCCAGCGCGCCAAACGGTTCATCCATCAGCAGAATGCGTGGTTTGCTCATCAAGGCGCGGGCGATGGCCACGCGTTGCTGCATGCCGCCAGACAATTGCGCCGGATATTTTTTCGCAGCGGCGGTCAGGCCCATCAGGCTCAACAAGGCATCGGCGCGGCCACTGGCTTGTTCCACATCCGCCGAGGTGCGATCGCGGTGGTTGATGCTGAGTTGGCGGCTAAACTTGATGTTGTCGACCACGTTCAGCCACGGATACAGGCTGTAGTGCTGAAACACCATGGCCCGATCCGCGCCGGGGCCGTCAATACTGGCGCCATCGACCAGGATGTCACCGCTGGTTTGTGTTTCCAGTCCACCCAGCATGCGCAATAGCGTGGATTTGCCACAGCCCGACGCCCCCACAAAGGTGATGAACTCGTTACTGGCGATATCCAGATTGGCATTTTGCAAGGCTTGCACCGCGTGGGTGCCCTCGCCAAACACCTTGCTCACTCCGCGAATTGCGATTTTTTCAGTCATGGCAAATTACCTCTTGGCCAGCCACGGAAAGGCTTTGCGGTGTAACAGGCGGAAGGCTTGATCAATCACCAGCCCCATCGCGCCGATTAGCAAAATCCCGGCAAAAATCTTGTCGGTCTGCAAAAAGCGCTGCGCTTTCAGAATGGAGAAACCCACGCCGGAGTTGGCCGCAACCAGCTCAGCCACTACCAGATACGTCCACGCCCAGCCCATGGTGATGCGCAGGGTGTCCAGCAAAGCCGGTTTGGCCGAAGGCACGATCACCAGTTTGATGATCTCGCCACGAGTTGCGCCCATGGTTTGGGCGGCCTCGATCTGGGTGTCTGGCACACGGCGGACGTCTTCGGCCACCATCAGTACCATCTGGAAAAACGTACCGATAAAGATCACCGCCACTTTGGCACCTTCATCAATCCCCACCCACAGCATCACCAGTGGCACAAATGCCACGGCAGGCATGTAGCGAATAAAGTCGGTGAGCGGCTCCAGCAAGGCTTGCACCGGGCGGAACGTGCCAATCAGCAAGCCAATTGGCAGCGCAAACACCAGCGACAGCGCCCAGCCGCCAATGACCCGCCACGCGCTAATGCTCATGTCGGCGGCCAGATCGTCTTCAGTCCACCACTGCACCAGCCGTTGCAATACCTTGAGCGGCGTCGGCAAAAACACAGGAGAGACCAGCTCTGCGGCAGACATTCCCCACCAGACCAGCAGCGGCAACAGCAGGCCAATCAAGGCAATGGCGGCGTATTCATGGCGGTTTAGCTGGCCGCGAATGACCCAGAAGCGACTGCGGCGGCGCAATGGTGTGGCAAGTTTGCCGGGCGGTATGGTTTCAGGGGCAGACATGAAATTTCCTTGTTTGCTGAAGTGCAGTTCGACTCGCTCGGGTTCAGGTGTCACCGCCGACCAGCCTTAGCCAGTCGGCACAAGATGGCACCGGCTTAGCGAGTGGCCTCTTTCACCAGCGAGCCATCCAGACCTTTGGCAAAGTCTGGCTTGCCATCGACCAGCTTGTTTTCCAGCAGGAACTTGTTAATGGTTGGTGCAACGGCCATCAGCGAAGTCGGGCTGGCCGGGTTGAACGCATCTGCATTGTCTTTGGCGTTAAAGAAACGCGTACCAGGCAGGAAGGATTTGTATTCAGCCGGTTTCATGCTGACGACTTTGGACATGATCTTGGCCGACTCATCCGGATGTGCCGCGATATAGGCCTGCGCGTCGTACCAGGCCTTTATCATGCCAACCAGGTCTTTGCGCTTGCTGGCAATGGCTTTGTCTTGCGCCACCAGCAAATCGGGGATCAAACCAGGCATGTCTTTGGAAGTGAACAGCGCATGGCCGGTGCCGGAGGTTTCGATGCTGTTAACCC
This genomic interval from Silvimonas soli contains the following:
- the uca gene encoding urea carboxylase — protein: MFKKVLIANRGEIACRVIRTLKKLGIASVAVYSEADRHAQHVQMADEAICVGPAPAAQSYLLVDTILAAAKQCGAEAIHPGYGFLSENAAFAEACAVAGIVFIGPKPEHMRAFGLKHTARELAEQNGVPLLPGTGLLSGADEAIRRALEIGYPVMLKSTAGGGGIGMQLCRDETQLADAWQTVERLSKNNFKDGGIYLEKFVEHARHIEVQIFGDSAGNVIHLGERDCSTQRRNQKVIEETPAPHLSDAQRQNLCDTAVQLVGAVGYQSAGTVEFVYDTQSGQFYFLEVNTRLQVEHGVTELVTGVDLIEWMLLTAAGEGPDLAAYRHQPQGAAMQVRVYAEDANKQFQPSSGLLTEVVFPTQARVDSWVERGTDVPAFYDPLVAKILTHGADRAAALGQMQSALAATRLDGIETNLDYLRQILADDVFAQGRQITRYLASFVYAPATVDVLEAGVQSSIQDFPGRTGYWGIGVPPSGPMDSLAMRLANQLVGNVASAAALELTIAGPTLKFNCATTIALTGAAMRATLDGEKLPLWQAVEVAAGSILQIGVIDGAGCRSYLAIAGGFDVPDYLGSKATFTLGQFGGHGGRTLRAGDVLHLGATHGAPLRLAAEAIPQYPQQWEIAVLYGPHGAPDFFTDADVEMFFATDWEVHYNSSRTGVRLIGPKPEWARTDGGEAGLHPSNIHDNAYAIGAIDFTGDMPVILGPDGPSLGGFVCPAVIVNAELWKMGQLRPGNTVRFKRVSQADAAALEVATEQLIATMAAPLPVTLSGGFETSPVVHRIAARADCPPIVCRQAGDKYLLAEYGPLELDLNLRLRVQALYNWFEAAQVPGMIDLTPGIRSLQFHYESRVLPLARLLALLEQAETELPPIDEMEVPSRIVHLPLSWDDAATRLAIEKYMQSVRPDAPWCPSNIEFIRRINGLKDIDEVKRIVFDASYLVMGLGDVYLGAPVATPLDPRHRLVTTKYNPARTWTPENAVGIGGAYMCVYGMEGPGGYQFVGRTIQMWNRHKTTQDFVAGKPWLLRFFDQIRFYPVGEAELLQMREDFLQGRFALKVEHTTFKLGDYNRFLQEHAESIAQFKGVQQAAFDAERAHWEATGANVYSLEQSAAHDAADEPAELPEGARHVPSQVAGNVWQVPVAEGDLVQAGDVIVVVESMKMEISVTAPASGRILKVLCQSGTAVAAGQNLLVLQAEEALVV
- a CDS encoding urea amidolyase associated protein UAAP2 yields the protein MTAAAIRIFESSLQPAAATLDHYQPAGEPWLHEVKKGQTLRIVDLEGNQAADVIFYNSQDVSEHYSASNTMLQQGGIYLTTGTVLYSNDGNAMLTIVADTCGRHDTLGGACAAESNTVRYALQKKFMHSCRDNYLLAIQHADVGITKRDLVPNINFFMNVPVTADGGLSFADGVSAPGKYVELRAEMDVWVLISNCPQLNNPCNAYNPTPVRLLVWN
- a CDS encoding urea amidolyase associated protein UAAP1, translated to MEHFLDTPANPPATDPVDAPAFWARFAPDLPADQVLWSEIMPGGAHWSCIMPRGSSLRIVDLEGGANLSLVLYSAREKLERYSMPDSLKAQHTAHYSRGHVLMSDMGRSLASFTADSVGWHDPMGALLDAATCARKYGQRNFEAARNAMYRNGKDGLLIEIGKYGLTKRDLIAPVNLFSKVAVDEEGRFAFAHNHSAAGDFVELRFDMDTLIAYSSAPHPLDPNPEYAPRKIGLAAWRSGVAAKDDFCRQFRPENARALHNADMQYLA
- a CDS encoding ABC transporter ATP-binding protein, with amino-acid sequence MTEKIAIRGVSKVFGEGTHAVQALQNANLDIASNEFITFVGASGCGKSTLLRMLGGLETQTSGDILVDGASIDGPGADRAMVFQHYSLYPWLNVVDNIKFSRQLSINHRDRTSADVEQASGRADALLSLMGLTAAAKKYPAQLSGGMQQRVAIARALMSKPRILLMDEPFGALDAQTREVMHDLICHVRRLEDVTIVFVTHDVEEAIYLGDRVVLMAPRPGRIDTIYDVPLPAARNQDMKLAPEFTQLKREILNRIRDTSGMKTDLEQLQKLSGLVA
- a CDS encoding ABC transporter permease, whose protein sequence is MSAPETIPPGKLATPLRRRSRFWVIRGQLNRHEYAAIALIGLLLPLLVWWGMSAAELVSPVFLPTPLKVLQRLVQWWTEDDLAADMSISAWRVIGGWALSLVFALPIGLLIGTFRPVQALLEPLTDFIRYMPAVAFVPLVMLWVGIDEGAKVAVIFIGTFFQMVLMVAEDVRRVPDTQIEAAQTMGATRGEIIKLVIVPSAKPALLDTLRITMGWAWTYLVVAELVAANSGVGFSILKAQRFLQTDKIFAGILLIGAMGLVIDQAFRLLHRKAFPWLAKR